One Glycine max cultivar Williams 82 chromosome 4, Glycine_max_v4.0, whole genome shotgun sequence DNA segment encodes these proteins:
- the LOC100807358 gene encoding uncharacterized protein isoform X2, whose amino-acid sequence MSPASSPLQVPSSTTPFAGLVICVTGLSKEARNQVMEATDRLGGQYSPNLHPRCTHLVVQSFGGRKFEHALKHGAKNGLFVVTLGWFVDSVRKSVRLSESHYRVKSYGDNNTHLEDFRLLPEYTNAENSCLPARILQTKQAISVEELQRFTGRESIRNLDSTLSGCSIYVDPGISSELRNKVIETASREGASLVEQWFVGCNVSHVVTEGTSIQRYLGYSSYLITPLWVLKTAKEKYVRRLVRMSVDLAKQVGLMLEDIHNGISGKEVIKQKVLNNLLDTESEVGYEERQQIVNSAKNGVRSRRGRRMQTCQTPIRPITPNNLLDSICWSISESTSAASIYTDSFSVEDPSENHTSIFFYAKGDGKDSEASFSNSTRPLTESEKSELIFKNPFLTILFPIDRFAEMGPSSRTFFSHNGFRCLQVLDHIHAFYQENMSREEIEAAIHSDSRHADRLRSVYSSKETAEHGYVLFKRVEFLGSRTSFEMLKRVTGDNSSNVYELLLRA is encoded by the exons ATGTCTCCTGCTTCCTCCCCTTTGCAAGTGCCATCATCAACTACTCCTTTTGCTGGTCTTGTCATCTGCGTTACTGGTTTATCTAAAG AAGCAAGGAATCAGGTCATGGAGGCTACAGATAGATTAGGTGGACAGTATAGCCCCAATTTGCATCCTCGATGTACCCATTTGGTGGTTCAG AGTTTTGGTGGACGCAAGTTTGAGCATGCGCTGAAGCATGGAGCAAAAAATGGCCTCTTTGTTGTCACACTGGGTTGGTTTGTGGATAGTGTCAGGAAAAGTG TGAGGTTGAGTGAATCACATTATAGAGTGAAGAGTTATGGGGATAACAACACGCATTTGGAGGATTTTAGACTGCTTCCTGAGTATACAAATGCTGAAAATTCTTGTCTTCCTGCAAGAATCCTCCAAACCAAGCAAGCTATTAGTGTTGAAGAACTTCAAAGATTCACTGGGAGAGAGTCTATCAGAAATTTGGACTCAACTTTGTCTGGCTGCTCCATCTATGTTGATCCAGGCATTTCATCTGAATTGCGAAACAAG GTTATTGAGACTGCTTCAAGAGAAGGTGCTAGTTTGGTGGAACAATGGTTTGTTGGCTGCAATGTTAGTCATGTAGTAACTGAAGGGACATCAATCCAAAGATATCTTGGATACTCTAGTTACCTCATTACA CCTCTGTGGGTTCTCAAAACAGCTAAGGAGAAATATGTGCGAAGGCTTGTTCGCATGTCTGTTGATTTGGCAAAGCAAGTTGGCCTGATGCTGGAAGATATCCATAATGGCATTTCAGGAAAG GAAGTAATAAAGCAAAAAGTCCTTAACAATCTTCTGGATACTGAAAGTGAAGTCGGCTATGAAGAAAGACAACAAATTGTGAATTCTGCAAAAAATGGAGTCAGAAGTCGCCGTGGTCGCCGAATGCAG ACTTGTCAGACTCCAATACGTCCTATAACACCCAACAACCTTCTAGACTCTATCTGCTGGTCTATATCCGAGTCGACTTCGGCTGCTTCCATTTATACAGACTCTTTCAGTGTTGAAGATCCTAGTGAAAACCatacttcaatatttttttatgcaaaaggGGATGGCAAGGATTCGGAAGCTTCATTTTCAAACTCCACTCGTCCTCTGACAGAAAG TGAGAAATCCGAGTTGATATTTAAAAACCCTTTCCTTACCATACTATTCCCAATTGACCGATTTGCTGAGATGGGTCCTTCTTCAAGAACATTTTTCAGCCATAATGGTTTTAGGTGTCTTCAGGTGTTGGATCATATCCATGCATTTTATcag GAGAACATGTCAAGGGAAGAAATAGAAGCTGCAATTCATAGTGATTCAAGACACGCTGATAGGCTTCGATCAGTGTACTCTAGTAAGGAAACAGCAGAACATGGCTATGTACTGTTTAAAAGGGTCGAATTCTTGGGTAGTCGTACAAGTTTTGAAATGTTGAAGCGTGTAACTGGGGACAACTCCTCCAACGTTTATGAGCTATTACTTAGGGCCTAA
- the LOC100807358 gene encoding uncharacterized protein isoform X1: MGGDGRVEVVSGKGCSRLFSSSLPSFRGLQPLEPMSPASSPLQVPSSTTPFAGLVICVTGLSKEARNQVMEATDRLGGQYSPNLHPRCTHLVVQSFGGRKFEHALKHGAKNGLFVVTLGWFVDSVRKSVRLSESHYRVKSYGDNNTHLEDFRLLPEYTNAENSCLPARILQTKQAISVEELQRFTGRESIRNLDSTLSGCSIYVDPGISSELRNKVIETASREGASLVEQWFVGCNVSHVVTEGTSIQRYLGYSSYLITPLWVLKTAKEKYVRRLVRMSVDLAKQVGLMLEDIHNGISGKEVIKQKVLNNLLDTESEVGYEERQQIVNSAKNGVRSRRGRRMQTCQTPIRPITPNNLLDSICWSISESTSAASIYTDSFSVEDPSENHTSIFFYAKGDGKDSEASFSNSTRPLTESEKSELIFKNPFLTILFPIDRFAEMGPSSRTFFSHNGFRCLQVLDHIHAFYQENMSREEIEAAIHSDSRHADRLRSVYSSKETAEHGYVLFKRVEFLGSRTSFEMLKRVTGDNSSNVYELLLRA, encoded by the exons ATGGGTGGTGATGGTAGAGTTGAAGTTGTGAGTGGCAAGGGGTGTTCGAGGCTgttttcatcttcacttccttcATTCAGAGGTTTGCAACCATTGGAGCCAATGTCTCCTGCTTCCTCCCCTTTGCAAGTGCCATCATCAACTACTCCTTTTGCTGGTCTTGTCATCTGCGTTACTGGTTTATCTAAAG AAGCAAGGAATCAGGTCATGGAGGCTACAGATAGATTAGGTGGACAGTATAGCCCCAATTTGCATCCTCGATGTACCCATTTGGTGGTTCAG AGTTTTGGTGGACGCAAGTTTGAGCATGCGCTGAAGCATGGAGCAAAAAATGGCCTCTTTGTTGTCACACTGGGTTGGTTTGTGGATAGTGTCAGGAAAAGTG TGAGGTTGAGTGAATCACATTATAGAGTGAAGAGTTATGGGGATAACAACACGCATTTGGAGGATTTTAGACTGCTTCCTGAGTATACAAATGCTGAAAATTCTTGTCTTCCTGCAAGAATCCTCCAAACCAAGCAAGCTATTAGTGTTGAAGAACTTCAAAGATTCACTGGGAGAGAGTCTATCAGAAATTTGGACTCAACTTTGTCTGGCTGCTCCATCTATGTTGATCCAGGCATTTCATCTGAATTGCGAAACAAG GTTATTGAGACTGCTTCAAGAGAAGGTGCTAGTTTGGTGGAACAATGGTTTGTTGGCTGCAATGTTAGTCATGTAGTAACTGAAGGGACATCAATCCAAAGATATCTTGGATACTCTAGTTACCTCATTACA CCTCTGTGGGTTCTCAAAACAGCTAAGGAGAAATATGTGCGAAGGCTTGTTCGCATGTCTGTTGATTTGGCAAAGCAAGTTGGCCTGATGCTGGAAGATATCCATAATGGCATTTCAGGAAAG GAAGTAATAAAGCAAAAAGTCCTTAACAATCTTCTGGATACTGAAAGTGAAGTCGGCTATGAAGAAAGACAACAAATTGTGAATTCTGCAAAAAATGGAGTCAGAAGTCGCCGTGGTCGCCGAATGCAG ACTTGTCAGACTCCAATACGTCCTATAACACCCAACAACCTTCTAGACTCTATCTGCTGGTCTATATCCGAGTCGACTTCGGCTGCTTCCATTTATACAGACTCTTTCAGTGTTGAAGATCCTAGTGAAAACCatacttcaatatttttttatgcaaaaggGGATGGCAAGGATTCGGAAGCTTCATTTTCAAACTCCACTCGTCCTCTGACAGAAAG TGAGAAATCCGAGTTGATATTTAAAAACCCTTTCCTTACCATACTATTCCCAATTGACCGATTTGCTGAGATGGGTCCTTCTTCAAGAACATTTTTCAGCCATAATGGTTTTAGGTGTCTTCAGGTGTTGGATCATATCCATGCATTTTATcag GAGAACATGTCAAGGGAAGAAATAGAAGCTGCAATTCATAGTGATTCAAGACACGCTGATAGGCTTCGATCAGTGTACTCTAGTAAGGAAACAGCAGAACATGGCTATGTACTGTTTAAAAGGGTCGAATTCTTGGGTAGTCGTACAAGTTTTGAAATGTTGAAGCGTGTAACTGGGGACAACTCCTCCAACGTTTATGAGCTATTACTTAGGGCCTAA